TAAGCTCACTGGCCCAAAATGATAACCGAACAGTATATGCAAAAAAAGTTGTCAGTAATTTTATCCCAATTCTAACTAACCCTCTTACATCAATTAACTGTATAGTGGCAATTCATACACTCAAACTGTACATAAGTTTGCTTTGAATTACTTGTAGTAGCTTACTTAAAACAACACCCATTCATAGTGGGGAAAACCCTCTTCATGCAAAGAAGATATAATAAGTCATAACATGTTTGATGCATTTACAAAATCATCTTGATAGAAAAGCAGTAAGTtctaaccattaaaaaaaattcaggatAGCTGCTTGATTACCAATGCAAATGCAATACTTGCAAtagaatattaacaaaaatgcagagagagagagagagagagagagagtacatAATACCTTTGCCTTGACCTGGTACTGCTTTTAGTGGATGCAGGAACATTGCAGTTTTGATCTTTCATGCTGCTTTTCATAGCTCTGGATTTGGAGGCCCCTGTaaatgataataattcaatgcaATTGTACAgggaaaataaataagtaatataAAAGGTTCTTCATGTTGGATAGAGCTTAAACTACCTCTGATTTAACCTTTGGTGATTGAACTTCATTTTCAGCTGGTTCTGACTCTGTCAACTCACTGGAAGCACCAGAATATTCATCTGACTCAACAGATTTAGGTTTTGATGAATCATTTATAGGCTGAGACATTCCTTCAGTGGATGGATAAATGACTTCACCCTCTGTTTCATCTATTAGAAACTCAAGGTTAGACGCCAATTACCCCATTTCAGCAGCATATAATCACAAGCATGgaacaaaatatttcaaacaaaacatTCATTTTAAGAAGTATAATCATGGTCATATAGCCATTGTAACcattgcaaaataaatgaattaggTATTTTTCTGAAGTGGAAGAAACCTATTCCAGCTTCTACAGAATTCAATCCTTGAGATTGACTTTTAATTTCCTATAGGCTTATATTCATCTCCAACTTCGTAAGTAAATAATTGATGACATTTGCCCGTTTTGTGATTGTTAGCTCTAGGTTCTCCTTGATTTGGAGATATAGAGATACCATTCTCTTCATGCTCATGTAGACCATAGTGTTATATCATATGTTATCTCACATTTTCAGTCAAAAGTACAGATGCTTGCTGCCACCTTAACTTCAGCTGCCATACTCATCCAAATCTAAAAGGCAAGTtataatatattgtttgaaatttaaatCTATAGACCAGTTTAGAAGGGTTGTGCTGTTATCTTATCATGCATTTGAATGACAATGagataattaacaaatataaggtTCTGTTAAAGAAAAGAATGGAAATTTATATTTAGACTACTAAATATGCTCGAAAATTTATATTTAGACTACTAAAAAGTATATTTCATTAACACTGATGGAAAAAGGGTTAAAATTATTCATAGTGATAAAGCATGACGTGGGAAAAGAATATGATGACACGTCCACTGAATATCAGAGTCCCTAACAATGCTGTTAAGACACTAATCTTTACTTGACTATATGATGCATCATAGGAAACCTCATTGCAGCAAACTATAATGAACTATGCTTCACTACTATATGCTTCCTGGAATACAGCCGTTGCTGTATCATCATTCATCTATATGACACTAATAAAAAGACGGTAATCAATTTTTCCAGCGATGTTATTTAAAGCTTCTACATAGAGATCTACAGGAACCATGAAGAAGAGAGTAATAAGAAATTCATATTAAAACATAGCAGAAGTTAATTGCAGTAACCTACAGCAGTATCAGATTCTGCACTTTCTTCCCCAGTGTTCCCAGCAACTGCAAAACCTTTCAAGGTACAAACTTTCTGTTGATGAATTCGGGCATTTCTTGCACCACTTCCTGCTCCTTCTTTTCCATGTTAAATTTATTAAGTTTATCCTCAACTCCTCAATGCACGATTTAAGTTCTGGTTTTGCAAACTTCTTAGTCTGTTTCCTCAccgcaccaaaaaaaaaaaaaaaaaaaaggaaaagaaagtgaGTTCTTAGAAAATGTATCTTGAATGCTTTGAATGACATGATGCAAGcaaaacaaataattcaatACCTTGTTTATTATATTCTTGAAATGGTCAATAACAGAATCCTCTGATAGGGAATGTTCATAAGTCTTGAATGATTCCATAAgctttttaattcctttttcaGTGAATGCCGGCTGAGAGAGGCAGTAAGAAATATATTCCCATTGTGTGATATCTTCAGCAAAAAAGTAGTTCCGTTAGTTACTGAAAGTTACATTTGTTCATTTATAAAAGCAGAAAATAGCTAAAATCCAAGTAGACTTTTGTTCTAATGAGTTAGGACAAAGCCATTCATATTTACCacaaaaaaaggtaaaaaaatgtGGCCTGTGGAAAATTCAGAAAATGATAAACTTAAGGTAAAAATGAGAAgcaatttatcaaaaaaaaaaggtaaaaatgaGAAGCAGCTGCCCACATTACATGCATGCTGTAACAGataacaaaatatttcaacaaaacTAGGAGTGAAATGAGAACCTCCTCATGCTAAAAAGATGTGCATGTCCTATCCTGTGGATAAGACTCAAATGGACATGGATGAAATCAGTAAGAGTAGATTGAAAACTCATGCTTAAATTCTAGTTACAGCTACTCATGCTCAAATTCTAGTTACAGCTTTCAACTGGCTCACATGATTAACTGAATAGAAAAAACAAGGTTATCAATATGGACCAACAACATTATATGTATGAAAAGAATCTGCTATACAATCTAacagattatttttaaaaaagcagaGAGACaaactagattttttttatttttattttttataagtaaccgGAATATCCATTAAAGTGCAAAAGCCGCAACTCAAGTACATGGAATATAcatttcttttataagtaatgtttacACCAagctagaaagagagaataagtcaagaaaatcatgaaaactaggCAAATTAAGATCTAAAGCAGCTGTCCAATagtaaagagttttgaaaaaataaaaaaatgacttaAGTTCCGCCATTGTCCGCTCATTGTCTttaaaacttctatcatttctttctctccaaagacaccacaaaaggcaagaCGCCAAGTATTTAGCTAGACCTTATTCAAATCCCCAAACTTGAGCttgatttgaaatttctttcaaaataaagtCACTAATTCCTTACAAGAAAGTAAATACTTACCAAGTTTGACCCAGTTTTAAGTTTGATGAGAAGTGACTTGGAAAATATGTTTCCTAACATCTAGTACAGGggccatttttaaaaacatcacGTGATCAACTCTCTATGATTCAACCAAATGAATATCAAAGAATAGTTCATCCAATAGTAAAGATGTATTAAGAAGGCCGAATCTACAAAAATATCTTTGAGATTCATGCAAACCAACCAAATAACTCCTATCAGTTTAGTACACTGTGTGCACTTCATAGGTCTAAAATTAGACTTTGAGGAAAAGACTACTTTCAAACTGCATTAGAAGGGTtttgtcatttcaattttttggccTGACCTATGTCGGGAAGATTAAATGATCAGACCAAGTAAGAAGAATGTATGCCAAAAGCCTATGGACTTACAACTTCAAGCCAGTGTTGCAGGGCTAATTTCTGAGCCTTCTCATCCTTAGATAAACCTTTTCCAACCAACAAATACATGAGAGTTTATGCTGTTAGTGTAATGTTTCTAACaacaccttttttcttttccctaaaTTTGTAAGGTAGTAACTAAGTACCTTGGCAAGTCTTGTCCAGCCCGTGCCCACTGTGACACAAAAGTTTCTGGTTTCTCAATGTTGAAGAAAGATAACAGCTACGTTTAAGAGAAGCAAAGTCTAAGGCCTTCCACCTGTGGCAATTTGAATTGAATTCAGAAACAAAGGTTGAAAACAcctaaaaatgaaagaaattgagatAACTCTTGTAGACTTTCTCAACCATAACTGCACAATCTGCAAGGTTCCGTCTAGTCCGATAAAAAGTAAAGATGGCTCTGTAGCTGCTATCAGTGTTTCAGATTCTGTAACTCCCAATTTCTGGCAGTTGGCACAATTCTTCCCGCATATATCTACAGCTTCAACTTCCCACTCCACTCTCTAATTCCAGGCAGCATAGTGCTTTTGAAACTACTTGATACTACACTATGGACAACGACAATTTCAAACATTGACTTTTCTACAAGAATTTCAATGGATTTTTACAAACAAATACATGACTTCGCGAATAGCTGTACTGAGAAgaataccaaaaagaaaaaaaaaaaaaaaaaaaaaaaagaaaaaaaaaggtgatccAAGGAAAAAGAATCACAATTCAAATCAGAGTGTATGTTGGGTCATCATCTCAACCGAAAGCACTCTCATACTTGTCCCAGGCAATCTAGAACTTCTCAGCAATATTTTTGCAGTCCAACGAGCAGTGAGTCAGGTTGTTGACTTGCTCCTCTAGCCTGCTTATTCGTCTGCAACTTGTGACGGCTGTGCTTTCTCACTTCCAGCGCCTATGGAGGTACTTGGTCTGGGAATTTGAGAACTGGTTATGGGCTTCTGCAACAGCTTCAGAGCAGCCATGATCTCAGCAAATGTGGGTCTCAATTTTGGATCTCTAAAATGTTAGATGGATCAATTGTCAGAACTGcagaaaatgaattttgaagTATATTGGATACACTGCAATAAGAAGATCATGTTACCCATAGGAAAAGACGTAGGTGGCCACGAGTAGAGAGGTGCATTTGCAAAGATAGTCCATCATTAATGGGGAGTAATCAGAAAGGATgaaatgtttttgaaagaaattatagaaCCAAATATGCTTTAAAGAACTGAGATTAAATTCAATAACATTTGCTCTGCTCTCAGCATTCTTATGGCTCCAAATAGCATAAAGTGGAAGTTTCATCAGTGACATTCAGTAGAATAGACATGGGAATAACTGTTGAAATCAATatcattttccattaaattNNNNNNNNNNNNNNNNNNNNNNNNNNNNNNNNNNNNNNNNNNNNNNNNNNNNNNNNNNNNNNNNNNNNNNNNNNNNNNNNNNNNNNNNNNNNNNNNNNNNCTTTCTTCTCCGCGCCTCCATGAATGAACCCTAAAATTTCAGATCTTCATTGTTCTCCTTACAGCCATGGCCGACTCCCTGGCTAAGCGACGCCTTTCGATCTTTTACAAATCAACAACTTATCCTTATCCACTCATATCTATTTCTCGTCCTAGTTCTCGTCCTTGTTACGAGATAGTTTTCTGTATGTCTTTTTGGCAAGGTAAGGACTTGGACGAAGAATTAACAGATTGGTATTCCGTTAAACTTTATGCCCAATCTCCAGGGGAGATAACAAATATTTCTCCGTTTTGGAAAGGGTATGCTCCAAAACGGTCCAGCGTTGAAGCCGTAGGCCAATCGATATACTATTTTGGTGGCTACCGTCGTTCTGATTCTACTCGATCACGCGATGTCTATAGTCTTTGCATTAAGACGCGAAATCGAAATCAGTTGTCTGCGATGCCTTCCATGATAGTCCCAAGAATTGAACCTCACACTTTCGTGCTTGATGACAAGATATATGTTCTCTCCGGTCATCAGGATCATCTGGGTGCGCCTGAAATTGAAGCCTATGATCCCAAAACTGGAGAGTCCAAGGCCTTGCCTCATCTTCCATCTCCTCTGGGATATAGCTTTATTTGTGCAGCTCTTGAGAATCCAAGCAGGATTATCGTTGCTTCTCCAACagaaaaggaggaggaggagacaGCAGTGTTTTATCAATATGACTTGCTGAAAGAGTGTTGGATCTCGC
Above is a genomic segment from Corylus avellana chromosome ca9, CavTom2PMs-1.0 containing:
- the LOC132192218 gene encoding uncharacterized protein LOC132192218 isoform X1; protein product: MADSLAKRRLSIFYKSTTYPYPLISISRPSSRPCYEIVFCMSFWQGKDLDEELTDWYSVKLYAQSPGEITNISPFWKGYAPKRSSVEAVGQSIYYFGGYRRSDSTRSRDVYSLCIKTRNRNQLSAMPSMIVPRIEPHTFVLDDKIYVLSGHQDHLGAPEIEAYDPKTGESKALPHLPSPLGYSFICAALENPSRIIVASPTEKEEEETAVFYQYDLLKECWISLQERRLHFLCPLGDLPEGGNAVTAGNSLYWVTSDKTKLLAYVVDDNLWLLGSLQGLGISFVEEVGYDGPNPFSFIHLENERFCLIGSDSNSEVLCFIIEVYHRNLDVDRNPIDKKLDCYRKPGDKRLEISVVSMHTYKTKWTSHVRGCILLGKYVDSEKKSSKKEGIPHFMFLCKHFIS
- the LOC132192218 gene encoding uncharacterized protein LOC132192218 isoform X2 — encoded protein: MADSLAKRRLSIFYKSTTYPYPLISISRPSSRPCYEIVFCMSFWQGKDLDEELTDWYSVKLYAQSPGEITNISPFWKGYAPKRSSVEAVGQSIYYFGGYRRSDSTRSRDVYSLCIKTRNRNQLSAMPSMIVPRIEPHTFVLDDKIYVLSGHQDHLGAPEIEAYDPKTGESKALPHLPSPLGYSFICAALENPSRIIVASPTEKEEEETAVFYQYDLLKECWISLQERRLHFLCPLGDLPEGGNAVTAGNSLYWVTSDKTKLLAYVVDDNLWLLGSLQGLGISFVEEVGYDGPNPFSFIHLENERFCLIGSDSNSEVLCFIIEVYHRNLDVDRNPIDKKLDCYRKPGDKRLEISVVSMHTYKTKWTSHVRGCILLGKYVDSEKKSSKKED